From one Cyanobacterium stanieri PCC 7202 genomic stretch:
- a CDS encoding microcompartments protein (PFAM: BMC domain~COGs: COG4577 Carbon dioxide concentrating mechanism/carboxysome shell protein~InterPro IPR000249:IPR020808~KEGG: syn:slr0436 carbon dioxide concentrating mechanism protein; CcmK~PFAM: microcompartments protein~SPTR: Uncharacterized protein slr0436) gives MRKKHISPDSALGLVSTLSFPAIVGTADMMLKSAEVILVGYEKIGSGHCTAIVRGNIADVRLAVEEGAKMAAQIGQLHTKLVIPRPMPNLEVVFPIGSRLIELAQQQRGYSRLSNRSIGLIETRGFPAMVGAADMMLKSADVQLASYETIGSGLCTAIIRGTVANVAVAIEAGMAEAERIGELNSVMIIPRLLEDLEHTLPVANYWLDEQDKQQPLPNFAKKQRTPSRRKLVALPELEKVPVNFNNSSKVELKAELENRKQEKKPLPMEIIEPQTEDD, from the coding sequence ATGAGAAAAAAGCATATTAGCCCAGATAGCGCCCTCGGTTTAGTTTCAACCCTCAGTTTTCCTGCCATTGTAGGCACAGCAGACATGATGTTAAAGTCTGCGGAGGTGATTTTAGTCGGTTATGAAAAAATCGGGTCAGGTCATTGTACTGCTATTGTGAGGGGGAATATTGCGGATGTGCGTTTGGCGGTGGAAGAAGGAGCAAAAATGGCCGCCCAAATAGGACAGTTGCACACCAAGTTAGTTATACCTCGTCCTATGCCCAATTTAGAGGTAGTTTTTCCCATCGGTAGTCGTTTAATAGAATTAGCCCAGCAACAGAGGGGATATAGTCGTCTTAGTAATCGTTCCATTGGTTTGATTGAAACTAGAGGTTTCCCTGCCATGGTGGGTGCCGCAGATATGATGTTAAAATCTGCCGATGTGCAATTGGCTTCCTACGAAACCATCGGTAGTGGTTTATGTACTGCCATTATTAGGGGTACGGTGGCAAATGTAGCAGTGGCCATTGAGGCAGGAATGGCGGAAGCTGAAAGGATTGGGGAATTAAATTCTGTGATGATTATTCCTCGTCTATTAGAAGATTTAGAACATACTTTACCTGTGGCAAACTATTGGTTAGATGAACAAGACAAGCAACAACCCTTGCCTAATTTTGCCAAGAAACAGCGCACTCCATCTCGTCGCAAGTTGGTTGCTTTACCTGAGTTGGAAAAGGTACCTGTCAATTTTAATAATTCCTCTAAGGTAGAGTTAAAAGCAGAGTTGGAAAACCGTAAACAGGAGAAAAAACCTTTACCCATGGAAATTATCGAACCTCAAACCGAAGATGATTAA
- a CDS encoding tRNA pseudouridine synthase B (PFAM: Pseudouridine synthase II TruB, C-terminal; TruB family pseudouridylate synthase (N terminal domain)~TIGRFAM: tRNA pseudouridine 55 synthase~COGs: COG0130 Pseudouridine synthase~InterPro IPR014780:IPR002501:IPR015240~KEGG: cyt:cce_1905 tRNA pseudouridine synthase B~PFAM: pseudouridylate synthase TruB domain protein; tRNA pseudouridine synthase B~SPTR: tRNA pseudouridine synthase B;~TIGRFAM: tRNA pseudouridine synthase B) — MTMMGFINLNKPQGFSSHDCVARVRRILQTKKVGHGGTLDPLAVGVLPIAVGKATRLLQFLPSKKAYRAKVRFGVRTTTDDLEGEIISQKKCPDLKLENISVFFADFIGNIEQIPPIYSAIKKDGKKLYELARQGKDVDIPSRQVEIFKIEVVNWWSGDFPELELDIVCGSGTYIRAIARDLGEKVGTGATLANLVRTLSCTLDIDHSINLESLEQQKNNNQLTLIPPDLPLSHLPKISFDEEESIRWKQGQKLIFPEDHSQQFYRTYDQEKQFIGISEIKQGIENLIIKPKVVIL; from the coding sequence ATGACAATGATGGGATTTATTAATTTAAACAAGCCTCAAGGTTTTTCATCCCATGATTGTGTTGCCCGAGTTAGGAGAATATTACAAACCAAAAAAGTGGGTCATGGTGGTACATTAGATCCCCTTGCAGTGGGAGTCCTCCCCATTGCAGTGGGTAAGGCAACTCGTTTACTCCAATTTCTGCCATCAAAAAAAGCCTATCGGGCAAAAGTCAGATTTGGGGTGAGGACCACTACTGATGACTTGGAAGGAGAAATAATTTCTCAGAAAAAATGCCCTGATTTAAAGTTAGAAAATATTAGTGTTTTTTTTGCAGATTTTATTGGTAATATTGAACAAATACCGCCTATTTATAGTGCCATAAAAAAGGATGGTAAAAAATTATATGAGTTGGCTCGGCAGGGAAAAGATGTAGATATTCCTAGTCGTCAGGTAGAGATTTTTAAGATTGAGGTGGTGAATTGGTGGTCAGGAGATTTTCCTGAATTAGAGTTAGATATTGTTTGTGGTTCGGGTACTTATATAAGGGCGATCGCCCGTGATTTGGGAGAAAAAGTAGGTACTGGGGCAACCCTAGCGAATTTAGTGAGGACTTTAAGCTGTACCTTAGACATTGATCATAGTATCAACTTAGAATCTTTAGAACAGCAAAAAAATAACAATCAACTAACATTAATTCCTCCTGACTTACCATTATCTCATTTACCAAAAATTAGTTTTGATGAAGAAGAAAGCATAAGATGGAAACAAGGACAGAAATTAATTTTTCCAGAAGATCATAGTCAACAATTTTATCGTACCTACGATCAAGAAAAACAATTTATAGGCATTAGTGAAATAAAACAAGGAATAGAGAACCTAATTATAAAACCAAAAGTAGTTATCCTCTAA
- a CDS encoding transposase IS891/IS1136/IS1341 family (PFAM: Helix-turn-helix domain; Putative transposase DNA-binding domain; Probable transposase~COGs: COG0675 Transposase and inactivated derivatives~InterPro IPR001959:IPR010095~KEGG: mar:MAE_44590 transposase~PFAM: transposase IS891/IS1136/IS1341 family; transposase IS605 OrfB~SPTR: Transposase): MITLTYQFRLKLNRQQTQEVEHILSVCKSVYNYALAERKHWYNSRKSLVDRCSLFAEYIIPANAPYPNYNNQAKNLTIAKKTNPDLKSVNAQVLQQTLKTLDKAFSDMKAKGFGFPRFKKHTLSFVFPAMLKNCLGEGKVKLPQLGWLRIKQSRDYPTGFEPKQARIVKKATGYYLMIAFQSQESCPDAPVGKVSLGIDAGIESFIATDRGELIKAPKFLLKAQSQLKLLQRRLKHKIKGSNNWLKLQNKIAKIHEKVANTRRDRHFKLANYLCDLTDNIFVEDINFVSWSRGIVRKQSLDSGIGQFINEILPYVCWKRSKFYLKVDKNGTSQECSNCGTHTGKKHLNQRVHSCQYCGYTAPRDVVSAEVIRNRGLIAVGHTVSQNACGDVLTGFSQSNLTKLVKCL; the protein is encoded by the coding sequence GTGATTACCTTAACTTACCAGTTCAGGCTAAAACTAAATAGACAACAAACTCAAGAAGTGGAACACATTTTGAGTGTCTGTAAGTCGGTTTATAATTACGCTTTAGCTGAACGTAAGCACTGGTATAACAGCCGTAAATCACTGGTTGATCGTTGTTCATTATTTGCTGAGTATATAATCCCCGCTAACGCACCATATCCTAATTACAATAACCAAGCAAAAAACTTAACCATTGCCAAGAAAACTAACCCAGACTTAAAATCTGTTAATGCTCAAGTATTACAACAGACTCTGAAAACTTTAGACAAAGCTTTTTCTGATATGAAAGCTAAAGGTTTTGGTTTTCCCCGTTTTAAAAAGCACACTTTAAGTTTTGTTTTCCCTGCCATGCTAAAAAATTGTTTAGGGGAAGGCAAGGTTAAGTTACCACAATTAGGCTGGTTAAGAATTAAACAGTCAAGAGATTATCCTACCGGATTTGAGCCAAAACAAGCTCGTATTGTGAAAAAAGCAACAGGTTATTATCTGATGATTGCTTTTCAATCTCAAGAATCTTGTCCTGATGCGCCTGTGGGAAAAGTTAGTTTAGGGATAGATGCAGGGATAGAATCATTTATTGCTACAGATAGAGGAGAGTTAATCAAAGCCCCTAAGTTTTTGTTAAAAGCACAGAGTCAGCTTAAATTGCTACAAAGACGCTTAAAACATAAGATTAAAGGCTCTAATAATTGGTTAAAACTCCAAAACAAGATAGCAAAAATCCATGAAAAAGTAGCTAACACTCGCCGTGATCGGCATTTTAAGTTAGCAAATTACCTCTGTGATTTGACTGACAACATTTTTGTGGAGGATATAAATTTTGTTTCTTGGAGTCGAGGGATTGTGAGAAAGCAATCTTTGGACTCGGGTATAGGGCAGTTTATTAATGAAATATTGCCATATGTGTGCTGGAAACGAAGTAAGTTTTATCTGAAAGTTGACAAGAATGGTACATCCCAAGAATGTAGTAACTGTGGTACTCACACGGGCAAAAAGCATTTGAATCAGAGAGTACATAGTTGCCAGTATTGCGGTTATACCGCACCAAGAGATGTGGTTAGTGCAGAGGTAATTAGAAATAGAGGATTAATTGCGGTAGGACATACCGTGAGTCAAAATGCTTGTGGAGACGTACTGACGGGGTTTAGCCAAAGTAATTTGACTAAGCTAGTTAAGTGTCTGTGA
- a CDS encoding prolipoprotein diacylglyceryl transferase (PFAM: Prolipoprotein diacylglyceryl transferase~TIGRFAM: prolipoprotein diacylglyceryl transferase~COGs: COG0682 Prolipoprotein diacylglyceryltransferase~InterPro IPR001640~KEGG: cyc:PCC7424_4345 prolipoprotein diacylglyceryl transferase~PFAM: prolipoprotein diacylglyceryl transferase~SPTR: Prolipoprotein diacylglyceryl transferase;~TIGRFAM: prolipoprotein diacylglyceryl transferase) yields MSLLAFRFQSPGPIFFEIGPVAVRWYGFLIAMAVIIGLVIAQNLAKRKNVDPEIIGDLVLWLVIGALPFARIYYVLFEWERYAGRPGDMIAIWQGGIAIHGAIIGGTLAAILFAWLKKQSFWQLMDLIVPSVILGQAIGRWGNFFNSEAFGVPTNLPWRLYIPPHRRPLEFLQFEYFHPTFLYESLWNVMVFVLLMALFFWGLRRRNNLKTGTLAFVYLISYSLGRVWIEGFRTDSLMLGDWRIAQIISISAIALGLFGLFWLYIAKRPLPFQFDKSVVND; encoded by the coding sequence ATGAGTTTACTTGCTTTCCGTTTTCAATCTCCCGGACCAATTTTTTTCGAGATAGGGCCTGTGGCAGTGCGTTGGTATGGTTTTTTGATTGCTATGGCGGTGATAATTGGTTTAGTAATTGCTCAAAATTTGGCAAAAAGAAAAAATGTTGATCCCGAAATTATTGGTGATTTGGTTTTATGGTTGGTAATTGGGGCGCTACCTTTTGCCAGAATTTATTATGTGTTGTTTGAGTGGGAAAGATATGCTGGGCGCCCTGGGGATATGATTGCCATTTGGCAGGGAGGAATTGCTATCCATGGGGCGATTATTGGTGGCACTTTGGCGGCGATATTGTTTGCATGGTTAAAAAAACAGTCTTTTTGGCAGTTGATGGATTTAATTGTACCTTCGGTTATTTTAGGTCAGGCTATCGGTAGATGGGGCAATTTTTTTAATTCGGAGGCTTTTGGGGTACCAACTAATTTACCTTGGAGGTTATATATTCCTCCCCATCGTCGCCCTTTGGAGTTTTTACAGTTTGAATATTTCCATCCTACTTTTTTGTATGAGTCTTTATGGAATGTGATGGTTTTTGTTTTGTTGATGGCTCTTTTTTTCTGGGGTTTACGCCGTAGGAATAATTTGAAAACTGGTACTTTGGCTTTTGTTTATCTCATTAGTTACAGTTTGGGTAGGGTATGGATTGAGGGTTTTCGTACTGATAGCCTGATGCTCGGAGATTGGCGCATTGCTCAAATTATCAGTATAAGTGCGATCGCCCTTGGACTTTTTGGGTTATTTTGGTTATATATTGCCAAACGCCCTTTACCTTTTCAGTTTGATAAATCCGTAGTCAACGATTAA
- a CDS encoding CopG domain protein DNA-binding domain protein (KEGG: cyc:PCC7424_3143 CopG domain protein DNA-binding domain protein~SPTR: CopG domain protein DNA-binding domain protein), with translation MLMTREKLLLVRLTDDEKARLAKFAKSKQVSMSEVIQDYCKQLPEVEEK, from the coding sequence ATGTTAATGACTAGAGAAAAATTATTGTTGGTTAGGTTAACTGATGATGAAAAAGCAAGACTGGCGAAATTTGCCAAGTCTAAGCAAGTAAGTATGTCAGAGGTGATTCAAGATTACTGTAAGCAATTACCCGAAGTTGAAGAAAAATAA
- a CDS encoding Integral membrane protein TerC (PFAM: Integral membrane protein TerC family~TIGRFAM: integral membrane protein, YkoY family~COGs: COG0861 Membrane protein TerC possibly involved in tellurium resistance~InterPro IPR005496~KEGG: syp:SYNPCC7002_A1833 hypothetical protein~PFAM: Integral membrane protein TerC~SPTR: Putative uncharacterized protein) — MLDQVLHPSIDFGIETAFILVILVALEAVLSADNAIALAAIAQGLKDDAEQKYALNVGLILAYILRITLIITATWVIQFWQFSMAGGLYLLWLVFRYYTNRSDDDEGVSSLNFNGLWQAIPMIAVTDLAFSLDSVTTAIAVAEDIWLIIAGGTIGVITLRFLAQLFIRWIQEYTHLEDAGFITVGLVGLRLIVKVIEPNFVPPEWVMIITIISIFTWGFSAKNPTEKESPER; from the coding sequence ATGTTAGACCAAGTTTTACATCCTTCCATTGATTTTGGTATTGAAACCGCTTTTATTCTCGTTATCTTAGTAGCATTAGAGGCAGTTTTATCCGCCGACAACGCCATTGCCTTAGCCGCCATTGCCCAAGGTTTGAAGGATGATGCTGAACAAAAATACGCCCTTAATGTGGGATTAATTCTAGCTTATATTCTTCGCATTACCTTAATCATCACAGCTACATGGGTAATTCAATTTTGGCAATTTTCTATGGCAGGAGGATTATATTTACTCTGGCTTGTGTTTCGTTACTATACCAATCGTAGTGATGACGATGAGGGTGTCTCTAGTCTTAATTTTAATGGTCTGTGGCAAGCAATTCCCATGATTGCGGTTACTGACTTGGCTTTTTCCCTTGATAGTGTTACCACGGCTATCGCCGTCGCTGAAGATATATGGCTAATCATTGCGGGGGGTACCATTGGAGTCATCACCCTTAGATTTCTCGCTCAACTTTTCATTCGTTGGATACAGGAATATACTCACCTAGAAGACGCAGGTTTTATTACCGTTGGCTTAGTCGGACTAAGATTAATTGTCAAAGTTATCGAGCCTAATTTTGTACCTCCAGAATGGGTGATGATCATAACCATCATTAGTATCTTTACTTG
- a CDS encoding hypothetical protein (KEGG: vpa:VPA0226 lecithin-dependent hemolysin (LDH)~SPTR: Phospholipase/lecithinase/hemolysin) — MVAQNSSPVDLKCVFFCCQIQRESSFEIQDSAIGSNYFIYADNGQTLVVAPQQPTQITSTYTYTACFFQKTNDPNSTAWRWGLNDDNSWYSMAGNWSNMRGTTIFEASGDLEEIRKSCENSKAYYNFGSEYEITGIYARDSGAGSNYLIYANDGATLVSD, encoded by the coding sequence TTGGTTGCTCAAAATTCATCTCCCGTTGATTTGAAGTGTGTGTTTTTTTGCTGTCAAATTCAACGGGAGTCCTCTTTTGAGATTCAAGATAGTGCCATAGGATCAAACTACTTCATTTATGCTGACAATGGACAAACTTTGGTGGTTGCGCCTCAACAGCCAACCCAAATCACCTCAACTTATACCTACACTGCCTGTTTTTTTCAGAAAACCAATGATCCAAATTCAACTGCTTGGCGATGGGGGTTGAATGATGATAATAGTTGGTATTCCATGGCAGGTAATTGGAGCAATATGAGAGGAACAACAATTTTTGAGGCTAGTGGGGATTTAGAGGAAATTAGAAAAAGTTGTGAAAATTCTAAGGCTTATTATAATTTTGGCAGTGAGTATGAGATTACTGGAATCTATGCCAGAGATAGTGGGGCAGGATCAAATTACTTAATTTATGCCAATGATGGTGCAACTTTAGTCTCTGATTGA
- a CDS encoding Fructosamine/Ketosamine-3-kinase (PFAM: Fructosamine kinase~COGs: COG3001 conserved hypothetical protein~InterPro IPR016477~KEGG: syp:SYNPCC7002_A0388 fructoseamine 3-kinase family phosophotransferase~PFAM: Fructosamine/Ketosamine-3-kinase~SPTR: Fructoseamine 3-kinase family, phosophotransferase), translating into MWKQIAIAISNHTQTDFKLKNTRSVGGGCINQAYQLIGDDESYFVKLNSPHQYEMFRVEAIALKQMYDTHTIKVPKPICTGNTDNHSYIVLQWLEFGRANNQSWHTMGKHLAQLHRQGKADKFGWNDNNTIGSTPQINDWGENWADFFAEKRIGYQLKLARRKGATFGNPEHIIEAIRTHLSSHQPQPSLVHGDLWGGNASFLEGGIPIIFDPAAYYGDREVDIAMTELFGGFSSAFYEGYNQEWTLDSGYAQRKTIYNLYHILNHYNLFGGGYASQAQRMINQIL; encoded by the coding sequence ATGTGGAAACAAATTGCGATCGCCATTAGTAACCATACTCAAACAGACTTTAAATTAAAAAATACCCGTAGTGTGGGGGGAGGTTGTATCAATCAAGCCTATCAATTGATAGGGGATGATGAAAGTTACTTTGTAAAACTCAATTCCCCCCATCAATACGAAATGTTTCGGGTAGAGGCGATCGCCCTTAAACAGATGTATGATACCCATACCATTAAAGTACCCAAACCCATCTGCACAGGAAACACCGATAACCATAGCTATATTGTCCTCCAATGGCTCGAATTTGGTAGAGCAAACAATCAATCATGGCATACCATGGGAAAACACCTCGCCCAACTCCACCGCCAAGGCAAAGCCGATAAATTTGGTTGGAATGATAATAATACCATCGGTTCAACTCCCCAAATCAACGACTGGGGAGAAAATTGGGCAGACTTTTTCGCCGAAAAAAGAATCGGTTATCAACTAAAACTCGCTCGGCGTAAAGGTGCCACCTTTGGCAATCCAGAGCATATTATAGAAGCCATCAGGACGCATTTATCCTCCCATCAACCCCAACCATCCCTCGTCCACGGCGACTTATGGGGAGGTAATGCTAGTTTCCTCGAAGGAGGAATCCCCATCATTTTTGACCCCGCCGCCTATTATGGAGATAGGGAGGTAGATATTGCCATGACCGAACTTTTTGGCGGTTTTTCCTCCGCTTTTTATGAAGGTTATAACCAAGAATGGACATTGGATTCAGGTTATGCCCAAAGGAAAACTATCTATAACCTCTATCACATCCTCAACCATTACAACCTCTTTGGGGGGGGATATGCCAGTCAAGCCCAAAGGATGATTAATCAAATTTTGTGA
- a CDS encoding hypothetical protein (KEGG: vsp:VS_II0201 thermolabile hemolysin precursor (TL)-(lecithin-dependent hemolysin) (LDH)~SPTR: Phospholipase/lecithinase/hemolysin) — protein MKFLLKASISILSVSLIQSIPFVFFTSTAKAQSTTHVVCYFQKPNQPNTRTWKWGLTSNNNWYTINGNWRNVGGSNSFITRLTSKQIQDSCENSKTYYNFQDYDVVDIYAAVDTPTDKSKIMSGDS, from the coding sequence ATGAAATTTTTACTCAAAGCATCGATAAGTATTCTCTCTGTATCCTTAATTCAATCCATTCCCTTTGTTTTTTTCACATCCACGGCTAAAGCCCAATCAACTACCCATGTGGTTTGTTATTTCCAAAAACCCAATCAACCCAACACGAGGACATGGAAATGGGGACTCACCAGTAATAATAATTGGTACACCATAAATGGAAATTGGAGAAATGTTGGTGGCTCAAATAGTTTTATTACACGTTTAACCTCAAAACAGATTCAGGATAGTTGTGAAAACTCCAAAACTTATTACAATTTTCAAGATTATGATGTTGTTGACATTTATGCGGCAGTTGACACTCCCACCGACAAATCAAAGATTATGTCGGGGGATTCTTGA
- a CDS encoding pentapeptide repeat protein (PFAM: Pentapeptide repeats (8 copies)~COGs: COG1357 Uncharacterized low-complexity protein~InterPro IPR001646~KEGG: cyc:PCC7424_3456 pentapeptide repeat protein~PFAM: pentapeptide repeat protein~SPTR: Pentapeptide repeat protein): protein MTTQIHHLLFLTTVQEWNQWRKANPHILPELRGVDLSYRNLDGINFKGVNLREANLTGASLNDANCSGANFHRANLSKLTMKNAELHKASLSDVNLYQAVLNGSDLSQATICNSNLTEAKMLSCYLIKANLSDSKLNEADLSHSYLTEAILVSTKFVDANLSEVDLSNVDATSAQFKGANLTGVTVEDWMIDDTTQMDKVFCDYFYPKLHEKIDLENNSLSSFESLIVATQNGDSKESDVVVNTPVVPSSLPQTKGLNNIKQTQNYFELAIKKSRNIWNTSEKAGNL from the coding sequence ATGACTACTCAAATACATCACCTCTTGTTTTTAACCACTGTGCAAGAATGGAACCAGTGGAGAAAAGCTAATCCTCATATTCTTCCTGAATTGAGAGGGGTTGATTTGAGTTATCGCAACCTAGACGGTATCAATTTCAAGGGGGTAAACTTAAGAGAAGCAAACTTAACAGGTGCAAGTCTCAATGATGCCAACTGTTCAGGGGCTAATTTTCACCGTGCCAACCTCAGTAAATTAACCATGAAAAACGCAGAACTTCACAAGGCATCTTTGAGTGATGTAAATCTGTATCAAGCAGTATTGAATGGTAGTGATTTGAGTCAAGCAACTATATGTAATTCTAACTTAACCGAAGCAAAAATGTTGAGTTGTTATTTAATTAAGGCGAATTTGAGTGATTCTAAACTTAATGAAGCTGATTTAAGTCATTCTTATCTTACTGAGGCAATTTTGGTTAGTACCAAGTTTGTTGATGCTAATCTAAGTGAAGTGGATTTAAGTAATGTTGATGCAACTTCTGCCCAATTTAAAGGGGCAAATCTAACAGGAGTAACGGTGGAAGATTGGATGATTGATGATACTACCCAAATGGACAAAGTTTTTTGTGATTATTTTTATCCTAAACTCCATGAAAAAATTGACTTAGAAAATAATAGTTTAAGTAGTTTTGAGAGTTTGATAGTGGCGACACAAAACGGTGATAGTAAAGAATCTGATGTGGTTGTTAATACCCCTGTTGTGCCTAGTAGTCTTCCCCAAACCAAAGGATTAAATAATATTAAACAGACGCAAAATTATTTTGAATTAGCTATTAAAAAATCAAGAAATATTTGGAATACTTCAGAAAAAGCTGGTAATCTATAG
- a CDS encoding Methyltransferase type 11 (PFAM: Methyltransferase domain~COGs: COG2227 2-polyprenyl-3-methyl-5-hydroxy-6-metoxy-1 4-benzoquinol methylase~InterPro IPR013216~KEGG: cyp:PCC8801_0692 methyltransferase type 12~PFAM: Methyltransferase type 11~SPTR: Methyltransferase type 12): protein MSEIKNAVQKLYNTYPFPPDPLLDEPPPGYNWRWHYQSAYNFCKGKKPQKKQLRILDAGCGTGSSTEYLVLHNPTADILAVDISENALATAQKRLQKSGVLNDFQGNIEFRQFNLENSRELDGYFDLINSVGVLHHMPNPVIGIQALADKLADDGLFHIFVYGELGRWEILLMQRAIALLQGDKIGDYRDGVAIGRELFAGLPESSRILQREKERWALENQRDECFADMYVHPNEFDYNIDTLFEFINTSGLEFVDFSNRDFWQIERLIKSEDLLQRASQLSTQERYRLIELLDPSNVTHYEFFLAKPPHHRETWQDDQLLLEAKPELNPCMLGWESKSLLDYNYQPINLSDSEFALMQWASQNPSQNVTVKDILSQVNSTLDEVRSLINRQLIMMA, encoded by the coding sequence ATGTCTGAAATTAAAAACGCAGTTCAAAAATTATATAATACTTATCCTTTTCCTCCTGATCCTCTTTTAGATGAACCACCCCCAGGGTATAATTGGCGATGGCATTATCAGTCGGCTTATAATTTTTGTAAAGGAAAAAAACCACAAAAAAAACAGCTAAGAATCCTCGATGCTGGTTGTGGTACGGGTTCTAGTACAGAATATTTAGTATTACACAATCCCACGGCGGATATTTTGGCGGTTGATATAAGTGAAAATGCCCTTGCCACTGCCCAAAAACGTTTACAAAAATCAGGGGTTTTAAATGATTTTCAGGGCAATATAGAATTTCGTCAATTTAACCTCGAAAATTCTCGGGAATTAGATGGTTATTTTGATTTGATTAATTCTGTGGGGGTATTACATCACATGCCTAATCCCGTCATTGGTATCCAAGCGTTGGCGGATAAGTTGGCGGATGATGGTTTATTTCATATTTTTGTCTATGGGGAATTGGGTAGATGGGAAATTTTGCTCATGCAAAGGGCGATCGCCCTGCTCCAAGGAGATAAAATAGGAGATTATCGGGATGGTGTAGCCATTGGTAGGGAATTATTTGCAGGATTACCCGAATCTAGTCGTATTTTACAACGGGAAAAGGAACGTTGGGCGCTGGAAAATCAAAGGGATGAATGTTTTGCAGATATGTATGTTCACCCCAATGAGTTTGATTACAACATCGATACTTTGTTTGAATTTATTAATACTTCTGGTTTAGAATTTGTTGATTTTTCTAATCGTGATTTTTGGCAAATTGAAAGGTTAATCAAAAGTGAGGATTTATTACAAAGGGCGAGTCAATTAAGTACCCAAGAACGTTATCGTTTGATAGAATTATTAGACCCTTCCAATGTTACCCATTACGAGTTTTTCCTTGCCAAGCCCCCTCACCATCGGGAAACATGGCAGGATGACCAATTGTTATTAGAGGCAAAACCAGAGTTAAATCCTTGTATGTTGGGGTGGGAAAGTAAGAGTCTATTGGATTACAATTATCAACCCATCAACCTTAGTGACTCTGAATTTGCCCTGATGCAGTGGGCTTCTCAGAATCCGAGTCAAAATGTAACAGTAAAAGATATTCTTTCTCAGGTTAATTCTACTTTGGATGAGGTGCGATCGCTCATTAACCGTCAATTAATCATGATGGCTTAA